From Xiphophorus couchianus chromosome 4, X_couchianus-1.0, whole genome shotgun sequence, a single genomic window includes:
- the gtf2a2 gene encoding transcription initiation factor IIA subunit 2 isoform X1, giving the protein MAYQLYRNTTLGNSLQESLDELIQTQQITPQLALQVLLQFDKAINAALASRVRNRVNFRGSLNTYRFCDNVWTFVLNDVEFREVTELVKVDKVKIVACDGKSESEQNCNRT; this is encoded by the exons ATGGCCTACCAGCTGTACCGGAACACCACGCTGGGGAACAGCCTCCAGGAGAGTCTGGACGAGCTCATCCAG ACCCAGCAGATCACCCCCCAGCTGGCCCTGCAGGTTCTCCTTCAGTTCGATAAAGCCATCAACGCAGCACTGGCCAGCCGGGTCCGGAACCGGGTCAACTTCAGG GGTTCTCTGAACACCTACCGGTTCTGCGACAACGTTTGGACCTTCGTTCTGAACGACGTGGAGTTCAGGGAGGTCACAGAGCTGGTCAAGGTCGACAAGGTGAAGATCGTCGCCTGCGACGGAAAGAGTGAGTCCGAGCAGAACTGCAACAGAACCTGA
- the gtf2a2 gene encoding transcription initiation factor IIA subunit 2 isoform X2 produces the protein MAYQLYRNTTLGNSLQESLDELIQTQQITPQLALQVLLQFDKAINAALASRVRNRVNFRGSLNTYRFCDNVWTFVLNDVEFREVTELVKVDKVKIVACDGKNSGSNAAE, from the exons ATGGCCTACCAGCTGTACCGGAACACCACGCTGGGGAACAGCCTCCAGGAGAGTCTGGACGAGCTCATCCAG ACCCAGCAGATCACCCCCCAGCTGGCCCTGCAGGTTCTCCTTCAGTTCGATAAAGCCATCAACGCAGCACTGGCCAGCCGGGTCCGGAACCGGGTCAACTTCAGG GGTTCTCTGAACACCTACCGGTTCTGCGACAACGTTTGGACCTTCGTTCTGAACGACGTGGAGTTCAGGGAGGTCACAGAGCTGGTCAAGGTCGACAAGGTGAAGATCGTCGCCTGCGACGGAAAGA ATTCGGGCTCCAACGCTGCAGAGTGA
- the LOC114143187 gene encoding zinc finger protein 395-like isoform X2, giving the protein MMPNTRLGKRSPFGALVGPETTRPGVVVAMGPQGISRVRGHSDLKVFFQCDDAGDPRAANTSCGRSVSTCIDVPRSRNAPQEVDMDELMAAMVLSSLSCSPPPPQGSAHKDTTAPLTDGGAVELSVSGSSGYWSVDPKSPAPSSPTDEARGGSATPPDEGLDMELNQVLFEEPAPRKRRNSLKAAFRCLWPACGKVLTSVVGIKRHIRTVHLCHGGEHERCSRSEEDFYYCEINQWEEPHCQSPPSAPPPPPPSPPIGSALSRSAPSPCSSFWQVQSEHSYQAPPPSQVVSQAASCLLTAPPTTCSRQGAPFRVRSVSVGEQWLQQHSAPCRRIRSEAKKCRKVYGIEHRELWCTACRWKKACQRFLD; this is encoded by the exons ATGATGCCCAACACTCGTCTGGGAAAACGCTCGCCGTTCGGAGCGCTGGTCGGCCCCGAGACCACCAGGCCCGGCGTCGTCGTGGCAATGGGGCCACAGGGCATCagcagggtcagaggtcacagcgACCTAAAG GTGTTCTTCCAGTGTGACGACGCAGGCGACCCACGGGCCGCGAACACCTCCTGCGGCAGGTCCGTCTCCACCTGCATCGACGTTCCCAGAAG CCGCAATGCGCCGCAGGAAGTGGACATGGACGAGCTAATGGCCGCCATGGTGCTGAGCAGCCTGTCCTGCAGCCCGCCGCCGCCACAGGGCTCCGCCCACAAAGACACGACAG ctCCTTTGACAGACGGTGGCGCCGTTGAGCTCTCGGTCAGCGGCAGCAGCGGCTACTGGAGCGTCGATCCCAAAAGCCCCGCCCCTTCCTCACCAACAGACGAAGCCAGAGGCGGGTCAGCCACGCCCCCTGACGAGGGCTTGGACATGGAGCTCAACCAGGTTCTGTTTGAAGAACCGGCGCCGCGGAAACGCAGG AATTCACTGAAGGCGGCGTTCCGCTGCCTGTGGCCGGCCTGCGGGAAGGTTCTGACGTCGGTGGTGGGAATCAAACGTCACATCAGGACGGTTCACCTGTG CCACGGCGGCGAACACGAGCGATGCTCTCGCAGCGAGGAAGACTTTTACTACTGCGAGATCAACCAATGGGAGGAGCCGCACTGTCAGTCTCCTCCCTCTGCTCCCCCGCCGCCGCCCCCCTCCCCTCCCATCGGCAGCGCTCTGAGCCGCTCTGCGCCTTCACCCTGCAGCAGCTTCTGGCAGGTCCAATCAGAGCACTCCTACCAG GCTCCGCCCCCAAGTCAGGTGGTTTCACAAGCAGCTTCCTGTCTTTTGACGGCCCCGCCCACCACATGCAGCAGACAG GGAGCACCGTTCCGGGTCCGGTCGGTCAGCGTGGGAGAGCAGTGGCTGCAGCagcacagcgccccctgcag GCGGATTCGGAGCGAGGCCAAGAAGTGTCGGAAAGTTTACGGCATCGAGCACCGAGAGCTGTGGTGCACAGCCTGCCGCTGGAAGAAGGCCTGCCAGCGCTTCCTGGACTGA
- the LOC114143187 gene encoding zinc finger protein 395-like isoform X1, which produces MTQRLMGKPGADQRQGSGFGPEVCSESDPVQVSVEASFSLSLQAHTHTPTHTHPHTHTPPNARPPSVSLTEQRRIPGAAAAPLVCVGASDSADMMPNTRLGKRSPFGALVGPETTRPGVVVAMGPQGISRVRGHSDLKVFFQCDDAGDPRAANTSCGRSVSTCIDVPRSRNAPQEVDMDELMAAMVLSSLSCSPPPPQGSAHKDTTAPLTDGGAVELSVSGSSGYWSVDPKSPAPSSPTDEARGGSATPPDEGLDMELNQVLFEEPAPRKRRNSLKAAFRCLWPACGKVLTSVVGIKRHIRTVHLCHGGEHERCSRSEEDFYYCEINQWEEPHCQSPPSAPPPPPPSPPIGSALSRSAPSPCSSFWQVQSEHSYQAPPPSQVVSQAASCLLTAPPTTCSRQGAPFRVRSVSVGEQWLQQHSAPCRRIRSEAKKCRKVYGIEHRELWCTACRWKKACQRFLD; this is translated from the exons ATGACCCAGAGGCTGATGGGAAAACCAGGAGCGGACCAGAGGCAGGGATCAGGATTCGGTCCAGAGGTCTGCTCTGAG TCTGATCCAGTCCAGGTCTCGGTGGAAGCCAGTTTCTCCCTGTCACTACaagcacacacccacacacccacacacacacacccacacacacacacacctccaaatgCACGTCCTCCCAGTGTCAGTCTCACTGAGCAGCGGAGGAttcctggagctgctgcagctcctctggtTTGTGTTGGAGCTTCAGACTCTGCAG ACATGATGCCCAACACTCGTCTGGGAAAACGCTCGCCGTTCGGAGCGCTGGTCGGCCCCGAGACCACCAGGCCCGGCGTCGTCGTGGCAATGGGGCCACAGGGCATCagcagggtcagaggtcacagcgACCTAAAG GTGTTCTTCCAGTGTGACGACGCAGGCGACCCACGGGCCGCGAACACCTCCTGCGGCAGGTCCGTCTCCACCTGCATCGACGTTCCCAGAAG CCGCAATGCGCCGCAGGAAGTGGACATGGACGAGCTAATGGCCGCCATGGTGCTGAGCAGCCTGTCCTGCAGCCCGCCGCCGCCACAGGGCTCCGCCCACAAAGACACGACAG ctCCTTTGACAGACGGTGGCGCCGTTGAGCTCTCGGTCAGCGGCAGCAGCGGCTACTGGAGCGTCGATCCCAAAAGCCCCGCCCCTTCCTCACCAACAGACGAAGCCAGAGGCGGGTCAGCCACGCCCCCTGACGAGGGCTTGGACATGGAGCTCAACCAGGTTCTGTTTGAAGAACCGGCGCCGCGGAAACGCAGG AATTCACTGAAGGCGGCGTTCCGCTGCCTGTGGCCGGCCTGCGGGAAGGTTCTGACGTCGGTGGTGGGAATCAAACGTCACATCAGGACGGTTCACCTGTG CCACGGCGGCGAACACGAGCGATGCTCTCGCAGCGAGGAAGACTTTTACTACTGCGAGATCAACCAATGGGAGGAGCCGCACTGTCAGTCTCCTCCCTCTGCTCCCCCGCCGCCGCCCCCCTCCCCTCCCATCGGCAGCGCTCTGAGCCGCTCTGCGCCTTCACCCTGCAGCAGCTTCTGGCAGGTCCAATCAGAGCACTCCTACCAG GCTCCGCCCCCAAGTCAGGTGGTTTCACAAGCAGCTTCCTGTCTTTTGACGGCCCCGCCCACCACATGCAGCAGACAG GGAGCACCGTTCCGGGTCCGGTCGGTCAGCGTGGGAGAGCAGTGGCTGCAGCagcacagcgccccctgcag GCGGATTCGGAGCGAGGCCAAGAAGTGTCGGAAAGTTTACGGCATCGAGCACCGAGAGCTGTGGTGCACAGCCTGCCGCTGGAAGAAGGCCTGCCAGCGCTTCCTGGACTGA